One genomic segment of Acinetobacter sp. C26M includes these proteins:
- the tilS gene encoding tRNA lysidine(34) synthetase TilS — MDSMLLLFLMSELFPTQARAIYVDHQLQAMSAEWGRVVQQQSDALNIPCIIQQVDVATGNLEQQARQARYQAYQQHLQSNEILVLAHHQQDQAETLLLRLFSGAGVHGLAAMQQIDIRQDMTIWRPFLDLSREQIEQWSKQLGFDYVTDPTNHDTHYDRAWCREKLWDVLQKRFPKMQAAVTRTSSLMQDAAEILDEVLQRDWKQCATDRVLDLIKLQQLSAARQRQLLSTWMKGADQYRPSYDMVQRLQHEVILAKPDAQATLHINQHYFVRYQKTLYRLTHDELYAEKLFSFSDTLSQQFDMGETIHVAAGQFKIEPQTIGLSSQLLGRELTLLKRQGGEIIHLYGRVGHWPLKKAIQELQILPWLRHTIQILVVDNVMLGVFSPKGFWLAQSDYLEQGGWQPSLISDCNDVFQQSFSYDE, encoded by the coding sequence ATGGATTCCATGCTGTTGCTGTTTCTAATGTCTGAACTTTTTCCCACGCAAGCCCGTGCGATTTATGTTGATCATCAACTTCAAGCGATGAGTGCTGAATGGGGCCGTGTTGTACAGCAGCAGTCCGATGCCTTAAATATTCCGTGTATTATTCAGCAAGTAGACGTTGCGACAGGTAATTTAGAGCAGCAAGCGCGGCAAGCACGTTATCAAGCATATCAACAGCATTTACAATCCAATGAAATTCTAGTCTTGGCGCATCATCAGCAAGATCAGGCTGAAACGCTATTATTACGTTTGTTTTCTGGAGCAGGTGTACATGGATTAGCTGCGATGCAGCAAATTGATATCCGTCAAGACATGACCATTTGGCGACCATTTTTAGATTTGAGCCGTGAGCAAATTGAACAATGGTCGAAGCAACTTGGTTTTGACTATGTGACAGACCCAACCAATCACGATACGCACTATGATCGGGCGTGGTGTCGAGAAAAATTATGGGATGTCTTACAAAAACGCTTCCCAAAGATGCAGGCTGCTGTGACACGAACCAGTTCTCTGATGCAGGATGCTGCGGAAATACTGGATGAAGTGTTGCAGAGGGATTGGAAACAATGTGCGACCGATCGTGTACTTGATCTGATCAAGTTGCAGCAACTCTCGGCTGCACGACAACGTCAATTGTTATCGACTTGGATGAAGGGGGCGGATCAATATCGACCAAGTTATGATATGGTGCAGCGATTGCAGCATGAGGTCATTCTTGCAAAGCCTGATGCGCAGGCAACCTTACATATCAATCAACATTATTTCGTTCGCTATCAGAAGACGTTATATCGTTTAACTCATGATGAGCTATACGCAGAAAAATTATTCTCCTTTTCAGATACGTTGTCACAACAGTTTGATATGGGCGAAACCATCCATGTTGCGGCTGGACAATTTAAGATTGAACCTCAAACGATTGGTCTTTCTTCACAGCTTTTAGGGCGAGAGTTAACGTTGCTTAAACGACAGGGGGGTGAGATAATTCATCTTTATGGTCGTGTTGGACATTGGCCTCTGAAAAAAGCCATTCAAGAGCTACAGATTTTGCCTTGGTTACGTCATACAATTCAAATATTAGTCGTAGATAATGTTATGCTTGGGGTTTTTAGCCCAAAGGGTTTTTGGTTGGCGCAATCTGATTATTTAGAGCAGGGCGGTTGGCAACCAAGTTTAATTTCTGACTGTAATGACGTTTTTCAGCAGTCTTTTTCGTATGATGAGTAG
- the proC gene encoding pyrroline-5-carboxylate reductase, with product MATTLNQNICFIGGGNMAQALIGGLLSRGLPTTRITVSDPVEQIRHILEEKNIQTTTDNVDAIKNADVVVLAVKPQVLATVLQPLKGLLSDKLVISIIAGAEIQTISDLIGGSQRVVRVMPNTPALVQTGAHGIYASEAVNAQDRELTSQILAATGLTIWVESEAQIDAVTAVSGSGPAYFFYLMESMIRAGKNLGLDEKVATALTLQTALGAAQMAITSSNSPAELRKNVTSPNGTTQAALEVFDRAQISQNIQAALAAAQKRSQELAQELSDKTKSV from the coding sequence ATGGCGACAACATTGAACCAAAATATTTGTTTTATTGGCGGCGGTAACATGGCACAAGCCTTGATTGGCGGGCTGCTATCTCGTGGTTTACCCACAACCCGTATTACGGTTTCTGATCCTGTAGAACAAATTCGTCACATCTTAGAAGAAAAAAATATTCAAACCACAACTGATAATGTAGACGCAATTAAAAATGCGGACGTTGTGGTATTGGCAGTCAAACCCCAAGTTTTGGCAACGGTATTACAACCATTAAAAGGTTTATTGTCAGATAAACTCGTGATCTCAATTATTGCGGGTGCTGAAATTCAAACGATTTCAGATTTAATTGGTGGTAGTCAACGCGTTGTCCGTGTCATGCCGAATACACCAGCGTTAGTCCAAACAGGTGCACATGGTATTTATGCATCTGAAGCGGTGAATGCTCAAGATCGTGAGTTAACCAGTCAAATTTTAGCAGCGACAGGTTTAACCATTTGGGTGGAAAGTGAAGCTCAAATTGATGCAGTAACAGCAGTTTCTGGTTCTGGCCCAGCATACTTCTTCTATTTGATGGAAAGTATGATTCGTGCTGGCAAAAACTTGGGGCTCGATGAAAAAGTGGCGACGGCATTGACCTTGCAAACAGCGTTGGGGGCGGCACAAATGGCGATTACCAGCTCAAATTCTCCAGCAGAATTACGTAAAAATGTGACCTCTCCAAATGGCACAACACAAGCAGCTTTAGAGGTGTTTGATCGTGCGCAGATTTCACAAAATATTCAAGCAGCGCTTGCAGCAGCTCAGAAGCGTAGCCAAGAGCTAGCGCAAGAGTTGAGTGACAAGACTAAATCGGTTTAA
- a CDS encoding YggT family protein: MGASSALIFGVLINVAILLVFFRFLMQLAAVSPYNPVVLSTVKATKIVDVFSRIFPTIGKGRVNLAAVALLVVLYLLKMFGLMYLSGQMPHSAVYLVITTFVTMIQDLIRFCRYLIFATIILSWVVMFTQSRSPYIEVIQELAEPLLAPFRRLLPNMGMIDLSPILAFLALYVAEILMNEAAKVLLTGL, encoded by the coding sequence ATGGGTGCAAGTTCTGCGCTAATTTTTGGTGTTTTGATCAATGTTGCAATTTTATTGGTCTTTTTCCGTTTTTTAATGCAATTGGCAGCAGTCAGTCCATACAATCCAGTGGTGCTTTCAACCGTGAAAGCTACCAAGATTGTGGATGTGTTTAGCCGCATTTTTCCGACGATAGGTAAAGGCCGTGTCAATTTAGCGGCAGTTGCTTTGTTGGTGGTGCTGTATCTCCTGAAAATGTTTGGTCTGATGTATTTGTCTGGACAGATGCCGCATAGTGCGGTGTATCTGGTGATCACAACATTTGTGACCATGATTCAAGATTTGATTCGTTTCTGTCGTTATTTGATTTTTGCAACGATTATTTTAAGTTGGGTGGTGATGTTTACACAGTCGCGTTCACCTTATATTGAAGTGATTCAAGAGTTGGCTGAACCATTGCTTGCACCATTCCGTCGCTTATTGCCGAACATGGGGATGATTGACTTGTCTCCAATTTTGGCGTTCTTGGCTTTGTACGTGGCTGAAATTTTGATGAATGAAGCAGCTAAAGTCCTGTTAACGGGTCTCTAA
- a CDS encoding acyltransferase, which yields MSFNQVQFNRHRSIDTLRFISIFLVLLHHFNIPYKLFDTSINFQVFGENITALLARNGNYGVTMFFVISGYLITSHTIKRWGALHQINTRDFYISRFARIMPTLILLICLVNLLAAFELKPFMTQAPNGIVVAQSTVNLAALTFWMNILIIENGWVNYALGVLWSLSVEEVFYLLFPLTALLFNKKPYFLFVCFALILFAPYFRYLHSGEESGAYLYHYFSSFDGIAFGCIAALIAPQVKLQAQTWLGLKYIAIATMLIIYFSAPIKQNCIWGISLFALATAIVIVANVANEHTTVQTQRFKWLQEIGKNSYEIYLFHLIILGFFKLFYTPALTEGNIKLVLLLIYFVLAIALGAFIAHYFSNPLNRAIRQRLIKK from the coding sequence ATGTCCTTTAATCAAGTCCAATTTAACCGTCACCGTTCCATTGATACACTCCGTTTTATTTCAATCTTTTTGGTGTTACTGCACCACTTTAATATCCCATATAAGCTCTTTGACACCTCGATCAATTTTCAGGTTTTTGGTGAAAACATCACCGCGCTTTTAGCCCGAAATGGTAACTATGGTGTCACCATGTTCTTTGTAATCTCGGGCTATCTCATCACCTCACACACCATCAAACGCTGGGGTGCGTTACATCAGATCAATACACGCGACTTTTATATTTCACGATTCGCTCGCATCATGCCGACCTTGATTCTGCTGATCTGTCTGGTCAATCTCTTAGCTGCATTTGAGCTTAAACCTTTTATGACTCAGGCACCCAATGGCATTGTCGTCGCTCAGTCAACAGTTAACCTAGCAGCGTTGACCTTTTGGATGAACATCCTGATTATTGAAAATGGTTGGGTCAACTACGCGCTTGGCGTGTTATGGTCTTTATCTGTGGAAGAAGTGTTTTATTTACTTTTCCCACTGACAGCACTGCTATTTAACAAGAAGCCCTACTTTCTATTTGTCTGTTTCGCGCTGATTCTATTTGCACCGTATTTTAGATATTTACATTCTGGTGAAGAAAGTGGTGCGTACCTCTATCATTACTTCTCTAGTTTTGATGGGATTGCCTTTGGCTGTATTGCAGCACTGATTGCACCGCAAGTTAAGCTGCAAGCCCAAACCTGGTTGGGGTTGAAATATATTGCAATTGCGACAATGTTGATCATTTATTTTTCTGCACCGATTAAACAAAACTGTATTTGGGGCATCAGTCTATTTGCACTTGCGACAGCGATCGTGATTGTTGCAAATGTGGCAAATGAACACACCACCGTGCAAACACAGCGTTTTAAGTGGTTACAAGAAATTGGTAAGAACAGTTATGAAATTTATTTATTCCATCTGATTATTTTAGGTTTCTTTAAACTGTTTTACACACCAGCCCTTACCGAGGGCAACATTAAACTGGTCTTATTATTGATTTATTTCGTCCTTGCAATTGCACTGGGTGCTTTCATTGCGCACTATTTTTCGAATCCGTTAAATCGAGCAATACGGCAACGTTTGATCAAGAAATAA
- the polA gene encoding DNA polymerase I codes for MPPFVLVDGSYFLFRAFHALPPLTTSTGLHTNAIRGAISAIQKLMRRTQPTHMAVIFDTPEPTFRHKLSPIYKGDRPSMPEELSQQIPYLHALIKAQGIPLYFLAGAEADDIIGTLTKRALAEGHHVLISTGDKDMAQLVNEHVKLEDSFKERVLDEAGVFEKFGVHPNQIIDYLTLMGDASDGIMGVPGVGAKTAAKLLNEYGTLNNIIANADQLKGKLSQNIKDNVDNIKVDHQLASIVCDLDLALDWHDLKLANPNVDQLRELYTELEFRNQLQSLDHPNNPNSPAYQQTSKSIAKAEQKAEPVVAEDHANLSSQDDQLGNATYHTILSQQDWGALLQRMQHADHFAIDTETTNLDYRVAELVGFSVAFDAKDAYYVPVAHDYEGAPEQLNREQLLAQIKPILENEQVKKIGHHLKYDAHIFANHGITIQGWYFDTMLASYVLNAAATRHGMDDVARLYLSHLTTTFEQIAGKGAKQKTFNQIELEVAAHYAAEDAHVTYRLYEVLAAKLKAHPELVNILHNIEMPVARVLTGMEEDGIKLDHQFLDQLSVEFSETIQTLEAQAAELAGEAFNVASPKQVGEVLFEKLGLKGGKKTATGQYSTSESILEKIEHPLAEVILEHRGLAKLKNTYTDRLIEQSHDTTHRVHTSYHQALTATGRLSSTDPNLQNIPIRTPIGRQIRKAFIAPEGRVLLAADYSQIELRLMAHFSQDDALVHAFQQGQDVHRRTASEVLGIAIEDVTNDQRRQAKAVNFGLLYGMSEFGLTRQLGFSREESRSYIARYFQRYPGVLDYMERTRQIAREQGFVETILGRRLYTPDIMASNKMIKQAAERAAINAPLQGSAADIIKLAMIAVDKMLPKDQAKLLLQVHDELVFEADAAIADELSKQIAEVMQSVLEISVPFVVEVGQGQNWDAAH; via the coding sequence ATGCCACCTTTTGTCTTGGTAGACGGGTCTTATTTCTTATTTCGTGCTTTTCACGCTTTACCACCATTAACCACGTCTACTGGCTTACATACCAATGCAATACGTGGTGCAATTTCAGCAATCCAAAAACTGATGCGTCGTACTCAGCCTACCCATATGGCTGTGATTTTTGATACGCCAGAACCAACCTTCCGTCATAAATTATCGCCAATCTACAAAGGCGATCGCCCAAGCATGCCTGAGGAGTTATCTCAACAGATTCCTTATTTACATGCGTTGATCAAAGCACAAGGGATACCTTTGTATTTTCTCGCAGGTGCAGAAGCGGATGACATTATTGGTACCTTAACCAAGCGTGCCTTGGCAGAAGGTCATCATGTCCTCATCTCGACGGGTGACAAAGACATGGCGCAGTTGGTCAATGAACATGTCAAACTGGAAGACAGTTTTAAAGAACGTGTTTTAGATGAAGCGGGTGTTTTTGAAAAGTTCGGTGTGCATCCAAATCAAATCATTGATTACCTCACCCTGATGGGCGATGCGTCTGACGGCATCATGGGCGTTCCGGGTGTTGGCGCAAAAACCGCGGCGAAGCTACTGAATGAATACGGCACATTAAACAATATTATTGCCAATGCTGATCAGCTTAAAGGCAAACTCAGCCAAAATATTAAAGATAATGTAGACAACATCAAAGTTGACCATCAACTTGCCAGTATTGTCTGTGATCTAGATCTTGCTTTAGATTGGCATGACCTTAAACTCGCCAATCCTAATGTGGATCAGTTACGTGAGCTCTATACTGAATTAGAGTTTCGTAATCAGTTACAGTCTTTGGATCACCCGAACAATCCCAATAGTCCTGCTTATCAACAGACCTCGAAAAGTATTGCCAAAGCTGAACAAAAAGCAGAACCCGTGGTTGCTGAAGATCATGCCAATCTGTCTAGTCAAGATGATCAACTCGGTAATGCGACTTATCATACGATCTTGAGCCAACAAGATTGGGGTGCCTTATTGCAGCGTATGCAGCACGCCGATCATTTTGCGATTGATACAGAAACCACCAACCTCGATTATCGTGTAGCGGAACTGGTCGGTTTCTCGGTCGCATTTGATGCCAAAGATGCCTATTATGTTCCTGTTGCACATGATTATGAAGGTGCGCCTGAGCAACTGAATCGTGAACAGCTTCTCGCTCAGATCAAACCGATTCTTGAAAATGAACAAGTGAAGAAAATTGGTCATCATCTCAAATACGATGCTCACATCTTTGCCAATCACGGTATCACCATTCAAGGTTGGTATTTCGATACCATGCTGGCTTCATATGTATTGAATGCCGCTGCGACGCGACATGGTATGGATGATGTTGCACGTCTTTATCTTAGTCATTTGACCACGACGTTTGAACAAATCGCGGGTAAAGGTGCAAAGCAAAAAACCTTTAATCAAATCGAACTTGAAGTCGCAGCGCATTATGCAGCCGAAGATGCGCATGTCACTTATCGTTTGTATGAAGTACTTGCAGCAAAACTAAAAGCTCATCCAGAACTGGTCAATATTCTACATAATATTGAAATGCCTGTTGCTCGCGTGCTCACAGGCATGGAAGAAGATGGCATTAAGCTGGATCATCAATTCCTCGATCAACTTAGTGTCGAGTTTTCAGAAACCATCCAAACGCTTGAAGCGCAGGCAGCGGAACTGGCGGGTGAAGCTTTTAATGTTGCCTCACCAAAGCAAGTCGGTGAAGTCCTGTTTGAAAAGCTAGGACTCAAAGGCGGTAAGAAAACTGCAACAGGTCAATACAGTACCAGTGAAAGTATTTTAGAGAAAATCGAACATCCATTGGCTGAAGTCATTTTGGAACATCGTGGCTTGGCAAAACTCAAAAATACCTACACCGATCGCCTGATTGAACAATCGCATGACACAACACATCGTGTACATACCAGCTATCATCAAGCCTTAACTGCAACAGGTCGCTTGTCTTCAACCGATCCAAACCTGCAAAACATTCCAATCCGTACTCCGATTGGGCGTCAAATCCGTAAAGCCTTTATTGCACCTGAGGGTCGTGTGTTATTGGCAGCCGATTACTCTCAAATCGAACTGCGTTTGATGGCACATTTCTCTCAAGATGATGCATTAGTTCATGCCTTTCAACAAGGTCAGGATGTACACCGTCGCACAGCATCTGAAGTGCTTGGCATTGCCATTGAAGATGTGACCAATGACCAACGTCGTCAAGCCAAAGCGGTTAACTTTGGTCTGCTCTATGGTATGTCTGAATTTGGTTTAACACGTCAACTTGGCTTTAGCCGTGAAGAGTCACGTAGCTATATCGCACGTTACTTCCAGCGTTATCCGGGCGTATTGGATTATATGGAACGTACTCGTCAAATTGCGCGTGAGCAAGGTTTTGTTGAAACCATTTTAGGCCGTCGTCTATATACACCAGACATTATGGCAAGCAATAAAATGATCAAACAAGCAGCTGAACGCGCGGCAATCAATGCACCTTTACAAGGCAGTGCGGCAGATATCATTAAACTTGCGATGATTGCAGTCGATAAAATGTTGCCGAAAGATCAAGCCAAGCTGTTATTACAAGTGCACGATGAACTTGTGTTTGAAGCGGATGCTGCAATTGCAGATGAACTTTCAAAACAAATTGCTGAAGTCATGCAATCGGTATTGGAAATTTCAGTACCGTTTGTGGTAGAAGTTGGACAAGGTCAGAACTGGGATGCTGCCCACTAA
- a CDS encoding DUF2339 domain-containing protein: MYKKDKQGLIVVLISLAVLLAAAIAFKWQGTIVAAAIGLTVVIVHILSEIHQRLLQLEQAVPSNSVLGAGIGVQKIVIYGAALVALFAYANTWMWLAGGALLVLLLCLIQTISSFQTRLLHLEQVTTQSLNPDISIQPQQQSADFGQAIELAPMTASHSPIAEQQQPAWMQARPESVQSPILQNSTSAAHPSESKQAAWWQPALDWMIHGNPILRVAVAILMVGVILLLRFASEHWQLSLGVKLGFIAVAGVATTVAGYLLQKKNQLFAVALQGVGLAVVFLTLIFSHHFAVIASLSIASILFVILLLATVYLSLKQHALYLAMLALTMAYLAPLVIPQNHPDVIFLFSYYFVINLAVAALNFIQPWKILHQIAFFATMFIGGSTIGIYAKTAQFDTLDMILWLHIALFIWLSIRYSQLMLRAQNEQQQTAQTSERLQPILDVGLIFSVPVLGFSLHAYLMHNSTSALTWGAVALAIVYISLNIWIKRQHPQLSILAKSFFILAVVFVALIFPLAKGAHWTSTGWVIQGTALIVWGVTERYRLSRYVGVALVLLSSVALLFQVWSNDHFPILSTAIFALAQFISAFYLLHYQEVEKYFSARMLSGVFLALGLYSGAIAAVELMQWQHDGLSPYLAVAAILLALFSLAVHVKSRLQWANVQLILLGALLALLYGESFAQHVYVVWHWSSRLDQVMFAIASITITLILTSLSTHTSKAALMLWSALLWLSLASIGLAIFPIMPLVAFAIVPAIYSIWRFTSNKTELLHQLPIWCLTLFWLVLVSLDPYSAEQYYFIPLLNLTDILSLLMFFGLIWIIYHHDFSAERSIEWGFKVTTILIGLLVLSSVVVRAMHHYLGTPFWSAAIWSNGDVQLSLTLLWVILAFILMTFSSRRHIRQIWFVGAALLAIVVAKLLLLDLSQSGTLTRVISFIGSGAVMLVIAYLAPLPPTLDETRKES; this comes from the coding sequence ATGTATAAAAAAGACAAACAGGGACTCATCGTTGTTTTAATTTCCTTAGCTGTGTTGCTAGCGGCTGCAATTGCCTTTAAGTGGCAAGGGACGATTGTCGCCGCTGCAATTGGCCTGACTGTTGTAATTGTGCACATTCTGTCTGAAATTCATCAGCGTTTGCTTCAACTCGAACAAGCAGTGCCGAGCAATTCTGTATTAGGGGCTGGTATTGGCGTACAAAAAATTGTGATATATGGCGCGGCACTTGTCGCACTATTTGCCTATGCCAATACATGGATGTGGTTGGCGGGTGGTGCTTTATTGGTATTGTTGTTGTGTTTGATCCAAACCATCAGTTCTTTTCAAACGCGATTGCTGCATTTAGAGCAGGTTACAACACAATCACTCAATCCAGATATTTCAATTCAGCCACAACAACAGTCTGCTGATTTTGGTCAAGCGATTGAATTAGCACCAATGACAGCTTCACACTCTCCAATTGCGGAACAACAACAACCAGCATGGATGCAAGCTCGACCTGAATCAGTTCAAAGTCCAATACTTCAGAACTCTACCTCTGCTGCTCATCCTTCTGAGTCTAAACAAGCTGCTTGGTGGCAGCCAGCATTGGACTGGATGATACATGGCAATCCAATTCTCCGTGTTGCTGTGGCCATATTAATGGTTGGGGTAATCTTATTATTACGTTTTGCCAGTGAGCATTGGCAACTTAGCTTAGGTGTGAAACTGGGTTTTATTGCGGTTGCGGGTGTAGCCACAACTGTTGCAGGATATTTACTGCAAAAGAAAAATCAATTATTTGCGGTGGCTCTACAAGGTGTCGGCCTGGCAGTTGTATTCTTGACCTTGATTTTTTCACATCATTTTGCTGTGATTGCCAGCTTAAGCATCGCCAGTATTCTGTTTGTCATTTTATTATTGGCAACGGTTTATCTAAGCTTAAAACAACACGCTTTGTATTTAGCCATGTTGGCATTGACCATGGCCTATCTAGCTCCGCTGGTCATTCCACAAAATCATCCTGATGTGATTTTCTTGTTTAGTTATTATTTTGTCATAAACTTAGCCGTGGCAGCGTTGAACTTTATTCAACCCTGGAAAATCCTGCATCAAATTGCGTTTTTTGCCACCATGTTCATTGGTGGTTCTACCATTGGAATTTATGCCAAAACAGCGCAGTTTGATACTTTGGATATGATCCTGTGGTTGCATATCGCTTTATTCATTTGGCTCAGTATCCGTTATAGCCAATTAATGTTACGTGCTCAAAATGAGCAGCAACAAACAGCCCAGACATCTGAGCGTTTACAACCTATTTTAGATGTTGGTCTGATTTTTAGTGTCCCTGTACTGGGCTTTTCGCTACATGCCTATTTAATGCATAACTCGACCTCAGCACTTACTTGGGGAGCAGTTGCACTCGCGATTGTCTATATCAGTTTAAATATCTGGATTAAACGCCAGCATCCACAATTATCAATTTTGGCAAAAAGTTTCTTTATTCTGGCTGTGGTATTTGTAGCCTTAATTTTTCCGTTGGCCAAAGGAGCACATTGGACTTCTACAGGTTGGGTAATTCAGGGAACTGCACTGATTGTCTGGGGCGTTACTGAACGATATCGTTTAAGCCGTTATGTTGGCGTGGCACTGGTGTTATTAAGCTCAGTGGCATTACTGTTCCAAGTTTGGTCAAATGATCATTTCCCAATTTTAAGTACCGCGATTTTTGCGCTTGCTCAATTTATTTCTGCTTTTTACTTATTGCATTATCAAGAGGTCGAGAAGTATTTCAGTGCACGCATGTTGAGTGGGGTTTTTCTGGCGCTTGGTTTGTATTCAGGCGCGATTGCTGCTGTTGAATTGATGCAGTGGCAGCACGATGGACTGAGCCCTTATCTCGCTGTTGCTGCAATATTATTGGCATTGTTTAGTCTGGCGGTGCATGTTAAATCACGCTTACAGTGGGCTAATGTGCAACTCATCTTATTGGGAGCTTTGTTGGCTTTACTTTATGGCGAAAGTTTTGCTCAACATGTGTATGTGGTTTGGCACTGGTCAAGTCGCTTAGATCAAGTGATGTTTGCCATAGCATCAATCACGATTACGTTGATATTGACCAGCTTGAGTACTCACACATCTAAAGCAGCTCTTATGCTGTGGTCCGCATTACTTTGGCTCAGCCTTGCCAGTATAGGATTGGCTATTTTTCCAATCATGCCACTTGTCGCGTTTGCCATTGTCCCAGCTATTTATAGTATTTGGCGATTTACATCCAATAAAACTGAGTTGCTGCATCAGTTGCCAATCTGGTGTTTAACGCTATTTTGGTTGGTATTGGTCAGTCTAGATCCATATTCAGCTGAACAATATTATTTTATACCACTGCTTAATCTGACAGATATTCTGTCTTTACTGATGTTTTTTGGTCTGATCTGGATTATTTATCATCATGACTTTAGTGCAGAGCGTTCGATTGAGTGGGGTTTTAAAGTGACCACCATTTTGATTGGCCTATTGGTGCTGAGTAGTGTGGTGGTGCGAGCCATGCACCATTATTTGGGTACACCATTCTGGAGCGCAGCAATTTGGTCGAATGGTGATGTACAACTCAGCTTGACGCTGTTGTGGGTGATCCTTGCTTTTATTCTGATGACATTTTCCAGCCGACGTCATATTCGACAAATCTGGTTTGTCGGTGCAGCTTTGTTAGCAATTGTCGTAGCGAAATTATTGTTATTGGATCTATCGCAAAGTGGCACTTTAACCCGTGTGATTTCATTTATCGGTTCAGGTGCCGTCATGTTGGTGATCGCTTACCTAGCACCGTTACCGCCTACGCTTGATGAGACTCGGAAAGAGAGTTAA
- a CDS encoding mechanosensitive ion channel family protein, translated as MPNSNIPKDLAGSLTSFFTNINFERLSEIVVAIILCFIGFVIARLVSNTFIRTIGSRFNAHQRLLWRRGIFYFIFLLFIMTSLREAGFKLSVFLGAAGILTVALGFASQTSASNLISGLFLIGEGSFEVGDTIQITLIRGQTIEGEVISIDLLSVKLLTLDNVYIRLPNEQLIRTPVMNLSKYPIRRIPITLAINFHEDIIKVRHVLLEVAAKYPLVMDDPKATVTVTAFRESSIELLFAVWCRQENSLKVRDEMQERIRNGFLENEIEIPVPKMGLIDRPLPLENDEVDQYANQKELKKEQKES; from the coding sequence ATGCCAAATTCAAATATTCCAAAAGATCTGGCTGGCAGTCTCACCAGTTTTTTCACCAACATTAACTTTGAGCGGCTTAGCGAAATCGTAGTCGCTATTATTCTGTGCTTTATCGGCTTTGTGATTGCACGTTTAGTCTCAAATACCTTTATCCGCACCATTGGTAGTCGCTTTAATGCCCATCAACGCTTACTGTGGCGTCGAGGTATTTTTTATTTCATCTTCCTGCTGTTCATTATGACCAGCTTAAGAGAGGCAGGTTTTAAACTCAGCGTATTTTTAGGTGCGGCAGGGATATTAACTGTCGCGCTGGGTTTCGCCTCTCAAACCTCTGCCAGTAACTTGATTAGTGGCTTGTTTTTGATTGGTGAAGGGTCTTTTGAAGTCGGTGATACCATTCAAATTACTTTAATTCGCGGACAAACCATCGAAGGTGAAGTGATTTCAATTGACTTACTTTCAGTAAAACTGCTCACATTGGACAATGTATATATTCGTTTACCAAATGAACAGCTGATACGAACACCCGTGATGAACTTATCCAAGTATCCGATACGGCGTATTCCAATCACCTTGGCGATTAACTTCCACGAAGACATTATTAAAGTTCGACACGTTCTATTAGAGGTTGCTGCTAAATACCCATTGGTTATGGATGATCCCAAAGCGACTGTTACGGTGACTGCCTTTAGAGAATCTTCAATTGAGCTGTTATTTGCGGTGTGGTGCCGCCAAGAAAATTCACTCAAAGTACGCGATGAAATGCAGGAACGCATTCGTAACGGCTTTTTAGAAAACGAGATTGAAATTCCTGTACCGAAAATGGGACTGATTGATCGACCTCTCCCCTTAGAAAATGATGAAGTCGATCAATATGCCAATCAGAAAGAACTCAAAAAAGAACAGAAAGAGAGTTAA